The following are encoded together in the Variovorax sp. PBS-H4 genome:
- a CDS encoding response regulator — MKILIADDHKLVIEAVKAKLSEIEPGIEFVLAMSVDELLARASDDIDLAVIDLNMPGADGQAHVDEIRRRHPAVPVIVLSGYEDPAVMRSALERGVLGFIPKAYSPEVMLSAVRLVLAGGVYVPPMLLSAVPPGVMAGVPPGAGEAAQRASSAATAQTLEHLRTVLTERQVEVLQLLSQGKPNKLIGRALGISEGTVKIHLAAIFRALNVRNRTEAVVAAQTLTAEA, encoded by the coding sequence ATGAAAATCCTGATCGCCGACGATCACAAGCTCGTCATCGAGGCGGTCAAGGCCAAGCTGTCGGAAATCGAGCCGGGCATCGAGTTCGTTCTGGCGATGAGCGTCGACGAATTGCTCGCCCGCGCCTCCGACGACATCGACCTGGCCGTGATCGATCTCAACATGCCTGGTGCTGACGGCCAAGCCCATGTGGACGAGATCCGGCGCCGGCACCCGGCCGTGCCGGTGATCGTGCTTTCGGGCTACGAGGACCCGGCCGTCATGCGCTCAGCGCTGGAGCGTGGCGTGTTGGGCTTCATTCCGAAGGCCTACTCGCCCGAGGTCATGCTGTCGGCCGTGCGGCTGGTGCTGGCGGGGGGCGTCTACGTGCCGCCGATGCTGTTGTCGGCGGTGCCGCCGGGAGTGATGGCCGGCGTGCCGCCGGGTGCCGGCGAGGCTGCGCAGCGTGCATCTTCTGCCGCCACCGCCCAGACCCTCGAGCACCTGCGCACCGTGCTTACCGAACGCCAGGTGGAAGTGCTGCAGCTGTTGTCCCAAGGCAAGCCCAACAAGCTGATCGGGCGCGCGCTCGGCATCAGCGAGGGCACGGTGAAGATCCACCTGGCGGCCATTTTCCGCGCGCTCAACGTGCGCAACCGGACAGAGGCCGTCGTGGCGGCCCAGACACTGACGGCGGAGGCCTGA
- a CDS encoding DotU family type IV/VI secretion system protein has protein sequence MARLFDCFSALFSFGLELDAATAAGHAAPLPEAAQQRALHLLDQARAAAREAGCTQAHIESASFAVAAWLDEVIARHPRWTAGAATLQAQLFNSNNAHSEFFHHLSALQPDDGEVREVFWHALVCGFKGQYYFESGDGGELGKLKELHGRQLPVRPLSLDALAEDRITPQPYGVPDPTGPRVPERRERALLRAAGAMALLVPLAYLLWAMLGGARERAPTLAQRVEQRLQAFACADLTVTGGDDGTARVKGFVPTAEDMARVEREVRATPGIGAASFALGLRVWPHCEVVAILKPYQARNQEKRHRLKVTALTAQEGRVREGDTVVVRVTNADHEGYLRVDYYTADGAVMHLHANHGPQPLRPGEVLELGRDIPSSWLVSPPFGTVMITGLSSTVPLADAAGTPPFELASAYLQRLREALASSEAAGRPVADFVFLETVSR, from the coding sequence ATGGCTCGGCTGTTCGACTGCTTCAGCGCACTCTTCTCGTTCGGCCTCGAGCTCGATGCCGCCACCGCAGCCGGCCATGCCGCGCCCTTGCCCGAAGCGGCCCAGCAGCGCGCGCTCCATCTGCTCGACCAGGCACGTGCGGCGGCCCGTGAGGCGGGCTGCACGCAGGCACACATCGAATCGGCTTCCTTCGCAGTGGCCGCCTGGCTGGACGAGGTGATCGCACGGCATCCGCGGTGGACCGCCGGTGCGGCAACGCTGCAGGCGCAGCTGTTCAACTCCAACAACGCGCACAGCGAGTTCTTCCACCACTTGTCCGCGTTGCAGCCGGACGACGGGGAGGTGCGCGAGGTCTTCTGGCATGCGCTGGTTTGCGGCTTCAAAGGCCAGTATTACTTCGAGAGCGGCGATGGCGGCGAGCTCGGCAAGCTCAAGGAGCTGCATGGGCGGCAGTTGCCCGTGCGCCCGCTGTCGCTCGACGCGCTGGCCGAGGACCGCATCACGCCGCAGCCCTATGGCGTACCCGATCCGACGGGCCCGCGCGTGCCGGAGCGGCGCGAACGCGCGCTGCTGCGCGCAGCAGGTGCGATGGCGCTGCTGGTTCCGCTGGCCTACCTGCTGTGGGCCATGCTGGGCGGTGCACGTGAGCGGGCACCGACGCTGGCACAGCGCGTCGAGCAGCGGCTGCAGGCCTTCGCCTGCGCGGACCTCACGGTGACAGGGGGCGACGACGGGACGGCGCGGGTCAAGGGTTTCGTTCCCACGGCGGAGGACATGGCGCGCGTAGAGCGCGAGGTGCGCGCCACGCCAGGCATTGGCGCGGCGAGCTTCGCGCTTGGGCTGCGCGTCTGGCCCCATTGCGAGGTGGTCGCCATTCTCAAGCCCTATCAGGCACGCAACCAGGAGAAGCGCCATCGGCTCAAGGTCACTGCACTCACTGCACAGGAGGGCCGGGTGCGAGAGGGCGACACGGTGGTGGTGCGCGTCACCAATGCGGACCACGAGGGCTACCTGCGGGTCGACTACTACACGGCCGACGGCGCTGTGATGCACCTGCACGCCAATCATGGCCCGCAGCCGTTGCGCCCCGGCGAGGTCCTCGAACTGGGCCGCGACATTCCCTCGAGCTGGCTGGTGAGCCCCCCCTTCGGCACGGTGATGATCACCGGCTTGTCGTCGACCGTGCCACTTGCCGACGCTGCCGGGACGCCGCCCTTCGAGTTGGCCTCGGCTTACTTGCAGCGCCTGCGCGAAGCGCTGGCGTCCAGCGAAGCTGCCGGCCGGCCGGTCGCGGACTTCGTGTTCCTCGAAACGGTCTCGCGATGA
- a CDS encoding type VI secretion system protein, translating into MSMMYPLPTYYGALLALCMAALLALWWFMLGSRYRARRRLLRRRIAAGAAPSETAPSQAFAEPRVAVACVREQLLCSPAMRTLHQPLYDLPWLLFIGDEDAAVPALLAEASRGASVPPRQAAGEAADFWRWHSLPTLVAIETCAAAVHEPATPHERGLWYRALLALVDHRERLPLNGIVVCVNAARLLGDAQHVAADAARLRQRIDETAELLRLHLPTYLLVTGLERLAGYKVLREALPPAMCAEAVGHRLPDSSAAALRIDALLEPLALRLHALRMGLLRGETEPARRRAIHAFVEQLRALQPGLRAFAQQLFESPRGSHAGARWRGLYLVAAGDGNPSAFISDLFQRFLPADQPLAR; encoded by the coding sequence ATGAGCATGATGTACCCGCTGCCCACGTACTACGGCGCCCTGCTGGCGCTGTGCATGGCCGCGCTGCTCGCGCTGTGGTGGTTCATGCTGGGCTCGCGCTACCGGGCACGGCGGCGTCTCCTGCGCCGCCGGATCGCGGCCGGGGCCGCACCATCGGAGACGGCACCGTCCCAGGCCTTCGCCGAGCCCCGCGTCGCGGTCGCATGTGTGCGCGAGCAGTTGCTGTGCTCGCCAGCAATGCGAACGCTGCATCAGCCGCTCTATGACCTGCCCTGGCTCCTGTTCATCGGCGACGAAGACGCCGCCGTTCCGGCGTTGCTGGCCGAGGCGAGCCGCGGGGCCTCCGTGCCGCCACGGCAGGCCGCAGGCGAGGCCGCTGACTTCTGGCGTTGGCACTCGCTGCCGACCCTGGTCGCCATCGAGACCTGTGCTGCCGCCGTGCACGAGCCGGCCACGCCGCATGAGCGCGGTCTCTGGTACCGGGCCCTGCTGGCGCTCGTCGATCATCGCGAGCGCCTGCCGCTCAATGGCATCGTGGTCTGCGTGAACGCCGCCCGCCTGCTGGGCGACGCGCAGCACGTTGCCGCCGATGCGGCACGCCTGCGCCAGCGCATCGACGAGACGGCCGAGCTCCTGCGCCTGCACTTGCCGACCTACCTGCTGGTGACAGGGCTGGAGCGGCTGGCGGGCTACAAGGTGCTGCGCGAGGCTCTGCCGCCCGCAATGTGCGCCGAGGCCGTGGGACACCGCCTGCCGGATAGCTCCGCGGCGGCGTTACGGATCGATGCGCTCCTCGAACCGCTGGCGCTGCGTCTGCATGCCTTGCGCATGGGCTTGCTGCGCGGCGAGACGGAGCCGGCACGCCGCCGGGCGATCCATGCCTTCGTCGAGCAGTTGCGCGCGCTGCAGCCCGGACTGCGCGCATTCGCGCAGCAGCTCTTCGAGTCGCCCCGCGGCAGCCATGCGGGCGCACGCTGGCGTGGCCTGTACCTGGTGGCGGCAGGCGACGGCAACCCCTCTGCCTTCATCTCCGATCTGTTCCAGCGCTTCCTGCCCGCCGACCAACCACTCGCAAGGTAG